From one Phocaeicola salanitronis DSM 18170 genomic stretch:
- a CDS encoding Imm5 family immunity protein, which translates to MKYTETITSLISKGLDEVNHSDKGHLSLSTRRAILQAINKPCVIGRISILCALKVYPIWNDFFRNDTEIIGLIKKTEKYLLEQTSKKELLEDAEHLDVFADNYMEDDITAVFAAKVAVHAAYDAGSDADMVISDYDSEEEIEDPDEWDTAFLASLVYNGGIVDLDSIDNERNKEFWNWYLTECSSTAFDKDKMLTNDYKIERPIYKTLEQPRTQTHEYVNNDKVMSLFNQLENIFTKILSYAEWDVFIFDAYRVSKVSYDKVSYCKDGVIHDCNLSVTVLMYIDNFIWDIKKEMYESKKEEGGFYELKMTVNKNGDFVKEFNYDVRVEVLQKAFDDYDFADDFNICPRAKEFVPNWLADILKRKKISF; encoded by the coding sequence ATGAAATATACAGAAACGATAACCTCTTTGATAAGCAAAGGTTTGGATGAAGTCAATCATTCAGACAAAGGGCATTTGTCTCTTTCTACAAGGCGTGCGATACTACAAGCCATCAATAAACCGTGTGTTATTGGGAGAATAAGTATCTTATGTGCGTTGAAAGTATATCCGATATGGAATGACTTTTTCAGGAATGATACGGAAATAATCGGGCTGATAAAGAAAACAGAGAAATACTTGCTGGAACAAACGAGTAAAAAGGAATTGTTGGAAGATGCCGAACATTTGGACGTGTTTGCTGATAATTATATGGAAGATGATATTACAGCCGTGTTTGCTGCTAAGGTAGCTGTTCATGCTGCTTATGATGCCGGCTCAGATGCAGATATGGTTATCAGTGATTATGATTCTGAAGAAGAAATAGAAGACCCGGACGAATGGGATACCGCTTTCCTCGCAAGTTTAGTATATAATGGCGGTATTGTAGATTTAGATTCTATTGATAATGAGCGTAACAAAGAGTTTTGGAACTGGTATCTTACAGAATGTTCATCAACGGCATTTGATAAAGACAAGATGCTGACAAATGACTATAAAATCGAGCGACCTATATACAAAACTCTGGAACAGCCAAGAACGCAAACACATGAATATGTGAATAATGATAAAGTCATGTCATTATTCAATCAGTTGGAAAATATTTTCACTAAAATATTATCCTACGCAGAATGGGATGTTTTTATTTTTGATGCTTATAGAGTTTCTAAAGTTAGCTATGATAAAGTTTCGTATTGTAAAGATGGTGTAATACACGATTGTAATCTGAGTGTTACCGTGTTAATGTATATTGACAACTTTATATGGGATATTAAAAAGGAAATGTACGAAAGTAAAAAAGAAGAAGGGGGATTTTATGAACTGAAAATGACGGTGAATAAAAACGGTGATTTTGTGAAAGAGTTCAACTATGATGTAAGGGTGGAGGTCCTACAAAAAGCATTTGATGACTATGATTTTGCGGATGATTTTAATATATGCCCAAGGGCGAAAGAGTTTGTTCCTAATTGGTTGGCAGATATACTAAAAAGGAAGAAAATAAGTTTCTAA
- a CDS encoding ATP-binding protein, giving the protein MKHIERRKYLDELVSLRNNGMIKIITGMRRCGKSYLLFEIFTSYLESNGIAPDHIIKVDLEDYRNRAMRNPDNLYAYVESRITDGDMYYILLDEVQMLDQFEDVLNGFLRIRNADIYVTGSNAKFLSKDIITEFRGRGFEVKMYPLSFSEYMSAYPGTVQAGFNEYMLYGGLPQILSYQTEEQKVRFLKALFDETYLKDIKDRYEIRKDDDLEELINIMASGIGALTNPNKLANTFQSEKKSPISNDTVKNYIDYLCDSFLIEKSTRYDIKGKRYINSPYKYYFLDLGLRNARINFRQSEKSHLMENMVYNELRIRGFNVDVGVVPVVRRSEDGKQHRSSLEVDFVCNLGSRRYYIQSAYRMESDEKIRQERASLLRVDDSFKKIIVIGEESPITRDEAGITTISIYEFLLKENSLEL; this is encoded by the coding sequence ATGAAGCATATAGAACGAAGAAAATACTTGGATGAACTCGTTTCCTTGCGGAACAACGGTATGATTAAGATTATAACCGGGATGCGCAGGTGTGGCAAGTCGTACTTGCTCTTTGAGATATTTACCTCGTATCTGGAAAGCAACGGCATCGCCCCAGACCATATCATAAAGGTGGATTTGGAAGATTACAGGAACCGTGCCATGAGAAATCCGGACAACCTTTATGCCTACGTGGAGAGCCGCATCACGGACGGAGATATGTATTACATCCTATTGGACGAGGTACAGATGCTCGACCAGTTCGAAGATGTGCTGAACGGCTTCCTTAGAATACGCAATGCGGATATTTATGTAACGGGTAGCAATGCGAAATTCCTGTCCAAAGACATCATTACGGAATTTCGGGGGCGTGGCTTCGAGGTAAAAATGTACCCGTTGAGTTTCAGCGAGTATATGTCCGCCTATCCCGGAACGGTACAGGCCGGATTTAACGAATACATGCTGTATGGCGGGCTTCCGCAGATTCTGTCCTATCAAACGGAAGAACAAAAGGTGCGCTTCCTGAAAGCCCTGTTCGACGAAACCTACCTGAAGGACATCAAAGATCGTTACGAGATACGAAAGGATGATGATTTGGAGGAACTCATCAACATCATGGCTTCGGGCATCGGTGCGCTGACCAATCCGAACAAACTGGCAAATACGTTCCAAAGCGAGAAGAAATCGCCCATATCCAATGATACCGTCAAGAATTACATTGATTACCTCTGCGATTCGTTCCTGATAGAGAAGTCCACCCGCTACGACATCAAGGGAAAACGCTACATCAATTCCCCCTATAAGTATTACTTCTTGGACTTGGGGCTGCGCAACGCTCGGATTAACTTCCGCCAGTCGGAGAAAAGCCATCTGATGGAGAACATGGTTTATAACGAATTGCGGATACGTGGCTTCAATGTGGATGTAGGCGTCGTTCCTGTCGTCCGCAGAAGCGAGGACGGGAAACAGCACCGTTCCAGCCTTGAGGTCGATTTTGTTTGCAATCTGGGGAGCAGACGGTATTACATACAGTCGGCCTATCGGATGGAATCCGATGAGAAAATAAGGCAGGAACGGGCTTCCCTGTTGAGAG
- a CDS encoding TetR/AcrR family transcriptional regulator, translating to MITNREEVLENALRVFAKMNYEKASLVTIAKACGLSKPGLIYYYSFKQDLFVAVVDKYIFATQDPANKFSFRGGTLLEFIDHHVESVEKTMRRIVGLLDDGNNPQGCSYNFYYFHLLMQVRQYYPDAGAKFAALFEKDRKLWRDIIEQAKSSGEIRAEVDTEETVAMFREVFYGLSFEQAFLSGLDTGELSRKLRFIYSLIKA from the coding sequence ATGATAACAAACCGGGAAGAAGTGCTGGAGAACGCCTTGCGGGTGTTCGCCAAGATGAACTACGAGAAGGCAAGTCTGGTGACTATCGCCAAAGCCTGCGGGCTGTCCAAGCCGGGGCTGATTTATTACTACTCCTTCAAGCAAGACCTGTTCGTGGCGGTGGTGGACAAGTACATCTTCGCCACGCAAGACCCCGCCAACAAGTTCAGCTTCCGGGGCGGCACGCTGCTGGAGTTCATCGACCACCACGTGGAGAGCGTGGAAAAGACCATGCGCCGCATCGTGGGCTTATTGGACGACGGGAACAACCCGCAGGGATGCAGCTACAACTTCTACTACTTCCACCTGCTGATGCAAGTGCGGCAGTATTACCCCGATGCCGGGGCGAAGTTCGCCGCCCTGTTCGAGAAAGACCGGAAGTTGTGGCGCGACATCATTGAGCAAGCGAAGTCGTCGGGCGAAATCCGCGCGGAGGTGGACACGGAGGAAACCGTCGCCATGTTCCGCGAGGTATTCTACGGCTTGTCTTTCGAGCAGGCTTTCCTCTCCGGGCTGGACACGGGGGAACTCTCCCGCAAGCTCCGCTTCATCTATTCGCTGATTAAAGCCTGA
- a CDS encoding DUF2004 domain-containing protein produces MSKKNITYFGEVDNKEEDYFEGHVMICNKDAELDLDFCNYEGNPKDWSAELEGYLSNLLKYKTEIDKSILKDYEDGGTTNEYVRWHLDEWGDNVDDLLPNADSTKTREEQFLSLLLQRVERISFYPGDNHYAVWDYMIDSENSDEIVVVHTDNKGKILDITWES; encoded by the coding sequence ATGAGCAAGAAGAATATTACTTATTTCGGTGAAGTAGATAATAAGGAAGAGGACTATTTTGAAGGTCATGTAATGATTTGTAACAAGGATGCCGAATTGGATTTGGACTTCTGCAATTATGAAGGCAACCCCAAGGATTGGTCGGCAGAACTGGAAGGCTATCTTTCCAACCTTCTTAAATACAAGACAGAAATAGATAAATCCATATTAAAGGATTATGAAGATGGTGGCACAACGAATGAATATGTCCGTTGGCATCTTGACGAATGGGGTGATAATGTTGATGATTTATTGCCAAATGCTGATTCCACAAAAACAAGGGAAGAACAGTTTCTATCCTTGTTGCTACAGAGGGTGGAGAGAATTAGTTTTTATCCCGGCGATAATCACTATGCTGTTTGGGATTACATGATTGATAGTGAAAATTCCGATGAAATAGTCGTAGTACATACAGACAATAAAGGAAAAATATTAGATATTACTTGGGAAAGCTAA
- a CDS encoding tetratricopeptide repeat protein, translating into MNIELKRQIDSWTEADKHQNVIDFLEGISPANRDFEEIGLLARAYNYNGEYEKALVLLESIREVGESDTNWNYRMGYALYYLGRNREALSYFTKADELTPGDEDTIDFIRQCNIEVPFKSRVDAFWSWFLQNEAELSRMVEKRNEYDGDVVVRFIEQGTDLIAKDVHFNIGGNYEFTFSIEGNEHLFYLYPYLISRMPESLENKWHFFPYNPGMDTSFEFRMHGIKVNMEEVYVYANYDDKQNDFAVSFYEKGLCSLPEEQGYGTFCIMMEIMLGEGLAFRYISDVERADELKGDMFPLTALRRHITQTLKEHGKEVFENPKDVFVTYQLEPEENEELRYDVAIGTTCFSHLISQYYENDTTIFDKINRFGAQAVFLAFPYDNTSAEQRKLVLGFRYALEDRITKEILNPEGLGLLLGGAMGTCCCYMDFLLYDVNAFLEKVVPVLREYPQYSFYLSDFRQYCRLTRLSDSESKDR; encoded by the coding sequence ATGAATATAGAACTAAAACGACAAATTGATAGTTGGACAGAAGCCGATAAACACCAGAATGTAATTGATTTCTTAGAAGGAATCTCTCCAGCAAACAGGGATTTTGAAGAAATCGGATTATTGGCACGAGCTTACAATTATAATGGTGAGTATGAAAAGGCATTAGTCTTGCTTGAATCAATTCGAGAAGTTGGTGAGTCGGATACCAACTGGAATTATCGAATGGGCTATGCTCTCTATTATCTTGGCAGGAATAGGGAAGCATTGTCTTATTTTACAAAAGCCGATGAATTGACACCAGGAGATGAAGACACGATTGATTTTATTCGTCAATGCAATATAGAAGTACCATTTAAGAGTAGGGTTGACGCTTTTTGGTCATGGTTTTTGCAGAATGAAGCAGAACTTTCGAGAATGGTCGAAAAACGTAACGAATATGATGGTGATGTGGTTGTTAGATTTATTGAGCAAGGTACTGACTTGATAGCAAAAGACGTGCATTTCAATATAGGTGGCAATTATGAATTTACTTTTTCAATAGAAGGGAATGAGCACCTATTTTATCTCTATCCTTATTTAATATCCCGAATGCCGGAATCGCTGGAAAACAAATGGCATTTCTTCCCTTATAATCCAGGAATGGATACTTCTTTCGAATTCCGAATGCATGGGATTAAAGTGAATATGGAAGAAGTCTATGTATATGCCAATTATGATGACAAGCAAAATGATTTTGCTGTTTCGTTTTATGAAAAGGGTTTATGCTCTTTGCCTGAAGAACAAGGATATGGCACTTTTTGTATTATGATGGAAATAATGTTAGGCGAAGGTCTTGCTTTTAGGTATATTTCAGATGTTGAACGTGCTGATGAATTGAAAGGCGATATGTTTCCTCTTACGGCACTCCGTAGGCATATCACGCAAACATTAAAAGAACATGGCAAAGAAGTGTTTGAAAATCCAAAGGATGTTTTTGTCACCTATCAATTGGAGCCGGAAGAAAATGAAGAGTTACGGTATGATGTGGCTATCGGTACTACCTGTTTTTCTCACTTGATTTCCCAATATTACGAAAACGACACGACTATCTTTGATAAAATCAATCGGTTTGGAGCGCAAGCTGTATTTCTTGCATTTCCATATGACAATACAAGTGCTGAACAAAGAAAATTAGTTTTAGGCTTCCGGTATGCATTGGAGGATAGGATTACGAAGGAAATTCTGAATCCGGAAGGGCTGGGGCTTCTGTTGGGAGGTGCAATGGGAACCTGTTGTTGCTATATGGACTTTCTGTTGTATGACGTTAATGCCTTTTTAGAAAAGGTCGTGCCAGTATTACGCGAATATCCGCAATATTCGTTCTACCTTTCTGATTTCCGCCAGTATTGTAGGCTAACAAGATTGTCTGATTCAGAAAGTAAAGATCGCTAA
- a CDS encoding immunity 22 family protein codes for MSKVYIWIGQFHSNAEFETYIDQSKFRQWWAEHDEDNLELSCQFCKELNISSYDEDFLVTKFSACGIDELVKMIPAKTEKVMQLCKEQNIQKANAAICYNTGEDITRTQAKKAKSMFFLGTFDFQADEIEGVSTSLAGLRNLTWVGITHKSKDEFMQYFNQDEYLEELRKFNNGEIKKRPSPMLRCQFCKDLGINFYYPEFLHIEFADNIIEAKELVRNVIKDEFLYDAVDFTLEKQKIRMANCAFCYIPNGFRDKKKDQKIFIFKKELFRNGNKPKNYIEELDNYNGLTFLGGFMWD; via the coding sequence ATGAGTAAAGTTTATATTTGGATTGGACAGTTTCATTCAAATGCTGAATTTGAAACTTATATAGATCAATCAAAATTCCGTCAATGGTGGGCAGAACATGACGAAGATAATTTAGAGTTAAGTTGTCAATTCTGCAAAGAACTTAATATATCAAGTTATGATGAAGATTTTTTGGTAACGAAATTTTCAGCATGTGGTATAGATGAATTGGTTAAAATGATACCAGCTAAAACAGAAAAAGTAATGCAACTTTGTAAAGAGCAAAACATACAAAAAGCAAATGCCGCTATCTGTTATAATACTGGAGAAGATATAACACGTACTCAGGCAAAAAAGGCTAAAAGTATGTTTTTCTTAGGAACATTTGATTTTCAAGCAGACGAAATAGAAGGTGTATCAACTTCCTTAGCTGGGTTGCGCAATTTAACTTGGGTTGGAATAACGCATAAAAGTAAAGATGAATTTATGCAATACTTCAATCAAGATGAATATCTTGAAGAATTGCGTAAATTCAATAATGGAGAAATAAAAAAACGTCCAAGTCCAATGTTAAGATGCCAGTTTTGTAAGGATTTAGGGATAAATTTTTACTATCCAGAATTTTTGCACATAGAATTTGCAGATAACATAATTGAAGCCAAAGAATTAGTACGGAACGTTATTAAGGATGAATTTTTATATGATGCAGTAGATTTTACTTTGGAAAAGCAAAAAATTAGAATGGCAAATTGTGCGTTCTGCTATATCCCTAATGGCTTTCGTGATAAGAAAAAAGACCAAAAAATATTCATTTTCAAAAAAGAATTATTCCGTAACGGGAATAAACCCAAAAACTATATTGAAGAATTGGATAATTATAACGGTCTTACTTTTTTAGGGGGATTTATGTGGGATTAA
- a CDS encoding SMI1/KNR4 family protein, with protein sequence MKAINKHFKALGGLCNINHEMSLSLPDLENEIRLIENYLGKDIPELLRDILRKYHGYSFNKDIGYNVTVQIPILGDSTFLDFGQFLSLYPKAPLYLFDILENNEDIFGHDFLPFAEATPGDYIALNINEQSVYFISHDFSENEQSHIKIADSLKDYFLHLCERTEENEVLEKTPKIISVSYSNDLLLMMQEWKNKNTSNKER encoded by the coding sequence ATGAAAGCGATAAATAAGCATTTTAAGGCTCTTGGTGGATTATGTAATATAAATCATGAAATGTCACTAAGTTTACCTGACCTCGAAAATGAAATCAGGTTAATCGAAAATTATCTTGGAAAAGATATTCCCGAACTTTTAAGAGATATTCTAAGAAAATATCATGGATATAGTTTTAATAAGGATATAGGGTATAATGTAACAGTTCAAATTCCGATTTTAGGTGATTCTACATTTTTGGATTTTGGTCAGTTTCTTTCTTTATACCCAAAAGCACCTTTATATCTATTCGATATATTAGAAAATAATGAGGACATTTTTGGACACGATTTTTTGCCATTTGCAGAAGCAACTCCGGGTGATTACATCGCATTAAATATCAATGAACAATCTGTGTATTTCATTTCACATGATTTTTCTGAGAATGAACAATCGCATATTAAGATTGCAGATTCATTAAAGGATTATTTTTTACATTTATGTGAACGTACAGAAGAAAATGAGGTATTAGAAAAAACACCCAAAATTATATCTGTAAGCTATTCCAATGACTTGTTGTTAATGATGCAGGAATGGAAAAATAAAAATACATCTAACAAGGAAAGATAA
- a CDS encoding TetR/AcrR family transcriptional regulator yields MITNREEVLENALRVFAKMNYEKASLVTIAKACGLSKWGLIYYYSFKQDLFVAVVDKYIFATQDPANKFSFRGGTLLEFIDHHVESVEKTMRRIVGLLDDGNNPQGCSYNFYYFHLLMQVRQYYPDAGAKFAALFEKDRKLWRDIIERAKSAGEIRAEVDTEETVAMFREVFYGLSFEQAFLSGLDTGELSRKLRFIYSLIKA; encoded by the coding sequence ATGATAACAAACCGGGAAGAAGTGCTGGAGAACGCCTTGCGGGTGTTCGCCAAGATGAACTACGAGAAGGCGAGTCTGGTGACTATCGCCAAAGCCTGCGGGCTGTCCAAGTGGGGGCTGATTTACTACTACTCCTTCAAGCAAGACCTGTTCGTGGCGGTGGTGGACAAGTACATCTTCGCCACGCAAGACCCTGCCAACAAGTTCAGCTTCCGGGGCGGCACGCTGCTGGAGTTCATCGACCACCACGTGGAGAGCGTGGAAAAGACCATGCGCCGCATCGTGGGCTTATTGGACGACGGGAACAACCCGCAGGGATGCAGCTACAACTTCTACTACTTCCACCTGCTGATGCAAGTGCGGCAGTATTACCCCGATGCCGGGGCGAAGTTCGCCGCCCTGTTCGAGAAAGACCGGAAGTTGTGGCGCGACATCATCGAGCGGGCGAAGTCGGCGGGCGAAATCCGCGCGGAGGTGGACACGGAGGAAACCGTCGCCATGTTCCGCGAGGTGTTCTACGGCTTGTCTTTCGAGCAGGCTTTCCTCTCCGGGCTGGACACGGGGGAACTCTCCCGTAAGCTCCGCTTCATCTATTCGCTGATTAAAGCCTGA